From Hymenobacter sediminicola:
TCATCGAAAAAGCCAAAATGCTTGATATCGATGATGAGATGCTGTCCGGCCTGAAGACAGCCGACTTCGGTGGCTTCATCAAAGTAGGTATGGAATATGCCGACTCCGTGGTAAAGTCTGACGAGGATTTCAGCGACAATCTGAATGCCTTGTTCCTGGAGTACTCGAAGAGCAAGCAGATAGGCCAAGTAGGAGCCGACGAAAACCTACTGACTTCTTACTACGCACTGTATAATGAACTGGCCAATTAGCGCCTGCCGGCTCTCGTCGGTTTCCCTTCTTTCCGCAACGCTGCTCTTTACGGCAGCTGGCTGCGAAGACGCCAACGACTTGGGCGTAGAACTGCCTGGTACTGCTGCCGCCAACACAGAATACCGCGACTTTCCGGTTGCGGCCTCCACTGTACTGCGCGACTCGTTCGAGACGCAGAAAGCCACCCGCATTCTGGTTGGCCGGGTACGTGACAATGTGTTGGGCACGACCACGGCCACTGCTTTCCTGAACCTGAAAATCGCCCAATCGGTAGTAGCCGCTGATACGCTGCCTTCGGCGGTAACCAAGCTGACCGGTGTTGACCCCAATCCGCAACTAGATTCACTGGTTGTGGAGGCGGCTTTTGATGCTGTATACGGTTCGGCCACGACGCCACTACGCTTAAACGTTTATCAGTTGGCTCAGCCGCTAGATGACCGTCAAACGTACAATTCTGCTTCTTCCGTGGCCTTGGGCAGTGAGCTAGGCCTTAATGTTAGTACCCGGTTGAATGCCACTGCCAAGCGGCGCGAAAGAACCAATAGCAGCAGCAGCACCGATACCACTACTATTGTGGTGACGGTGCCCAATAATACGGTGCGGCTCAAGCTACACGGCGGCGGGCGAAACTTGCCATTGGCTACTGATGTCTTCTCCCTGTTGAAAGGCACCAGCTTCACACAAGCGGGCCTGACAGCCGTTTGGAAAGGCATGGCGCTTCAGCCAGCGGCTGATTTCAATACGGCTGTTGTTGGGCTGCTACCGTCTTCGGCGGCGCGTGCGGTTTTCTACTACCACTACACCAACAAGAAAAACAC
This genomic window contains:
- a CDS encoding DUF4270 family protein, with protein sequence MNWPISACRLSSVSLLSATLLFTAAGCEDANDLGVELPGTAAANTEYRDFPVAASTVLRDSFETQKATRILVGRVRDNVLGTTTATAFLNLKIAQSVVAADTLPSAVTKLTGVDPNPQLDSLVVEAAFDAVYGSATTPLRLNVYQLAQPLDDRQTYNSASSVALGSELGLNVSTRLNATAKRRERTNSSSSTDTTTIVVTVPNNTVRLKLHGGGRNLPLATDVFSLLKGTSFTQAGLTAVWKGMALQPAADFNTAVVGLLPSSAARAVFYYHYTNKKNTGTLKGRYSIAFGLGSFQSRENAPRYFTQIVNELPSGSPLSRLAGPSGAAQSVAAAETDGKVYMQGGNGFGAKLEIPGLNELKQLAQPTNGGSPAIAINRAELLIPVSPFANLLFPQVTSAYLYEVNTANQSLQRTLLNNRVERLILREGVNPTGAGLSSIVDDQYGTGYYQNAASATLNDPLNTFYTMSITSYVQAYVYDKLGGPTPAAFVLSPFLRNSYGLDLNRAVLDGSNIKLRVYYSKLR